CTCCAGCAGTTCATCATGATAACTGGAGCAAGGTAATCCGAAAAGCTCCAGCAAGTTCTGTTTTTCTTCAGTTCGCGTCTTTAGATCAATGGCAGTTTTGCTAGCTTATGCATGTTATGCATTGATATTTAGAGCACCATTTAAAACCAGTTGACGTTGTATATTCAATAGTCAATCAcgaagattttaaaattttacatgtaacTCCAACATATTTTTTGCCTTGCTAAGGGACATGTGTGTTTCTGTTGTGTTAGATTTGGTTGAGTTGAGCAGTTTTATTCGTCAGCTTGTTTATGTATCTTTTGAGTTGAATTGGATTAATTGGCTGCACACGCATATGTGCTTTGTATTAGACTGGTGGCGTGTTTCGTACCTTTTTCTCTCCTTACTCTTGAGCAGTTTTAGTGTGATTCTTGGAGTGAGAAGTCTAACTTCCCATCATGTGCAGCGAAAAAGTGGCTTTGCAGGCTCTGAAGTCTAGTGATTGGCATCTTGAAGGAGCGTTTGATGTATTCTACAGTCAGCCCCAGCTGCAAACACATACTGATTCTAGGCATTTGGAGGAATTATACAATAGATATAAAGGCAAGCTTTACCTTTCCATTTACTCTTGTCCTCAATCTTAGACATTAGTGTCCATCTTTTGTTTCACATTCATAGCAAATTGAAAAGACAGAGATGTAAGTCAGTTTATAAATTCACACGCATGTGGTGTTATCAAGTTTGTAATGGATGAATTTGGCTGGAATCTTAATACTTTAGTTGTGAACACGAGATTTTTGAATCTGAACTTTATATAAatgttttatattaaaaaattaatgggattgtttttttcttcaagctTTTCATCAGCCATGTCTTACTCAAATATGTATTCCGATACTGGATTTGGTACATACTGATGAACTTGATGATTAGCGATAATATTGCATGTACAGATATAAATTTATCATTTGTGATAAGTGATAGCATTGTACCTAAAATCAAATGACCCATCAAATGtttctctcatctttttttcttttttaatttttaaactaaagTTTATATGGTTAGCAGAATTTTCTTTTCACTgataaaatagttttttttttctttccagatCCACGTGTTGACATGATACTTGTTGATGGTATCAGCCTCCTTTGCAATGATCTTCAGGTAACTGTTTGGTGCAGATAGTAACTGTCTCAGTCATTTGTCTTTAACATTGTTGTTTGTTTCTTATgattgtttaatttcaatttcttgttcttttattttgaCTGACATGCTAGCCTTCATTATTTGACAGGTGGATCCTCAAGATATTGTCATGGTACGTATATTCAAATAAACCTTTTTCTGGTCAAGATGTGCATGCCTACGGAGTTCCTTTCAAGTCTGCCAAATTACTATTTAGGCAACTGAGAATTCAATTCTAGGAAGTTCTGTCCATTTGAGCTAAAGAACCTTTTTGCTTGAAAATCCAACAGAAATTCTAACAATTTTAATAAGATTAGGGTAGATATGGTAATTTTCTGACTGGGGCCTATTACAGTTGTGGGCGCAGTCTAATATAGATTTCTAGGGGATTAAATGTTACATTGACAGGATTGGAGACTAATGTTTAGCGGGCTAAAATTTTGGGACATTGGTAATATTTAGTTTGAACTGTATAAAAGAGAAATTGCTATGCAGGTAATGAAGAGGTTGTCATATGAAAAGTAAGCTTCATGAAAATCATATATATGGTACCAATTTGATCGGTtaacttttgtttttagtttgcatactttttttttttcaacctaTCCGTGTGACTTGGCTGGTGATTTTTGGTACAATGGGCTGTTGATGCAGTTAGTTGTTTCCTGGCACATGAAGGCAGCTACCATGTGTGAATTTTCCAAGCAGGAGTTCATAGATGGATTAGAATCACTAGGGTAGGTACAAAGGGTTTAGATGTTTATTACATTCTTCTAGACCTCAAATATAATACGTACATAGTTTATAACCATGAGAGATTCAGTTAACAGAAGTTTGTGTTATCTGATGGCAGGATAGATTCTTTGGACAAGTTCCGTGAAAAGATACCATTTATGAGATCCGAGCTGAAAGATGAACGTAAGTGAAATGTGATTATAGTTTTAGTTAagtaattagggtttagggtgatTTTAACATTGTTAAGTGAAATCCAACAGAAATTCTAACAATTTTAATAAGATTGGTTATTTGTGGAAGATACTCGTGATTTTAACAtgtatttttgttgaaataGCTTGACTGTTCTGTAAAGATTATTGATGTGATTTGAATTTTGCAAGAATACCTTTTCATTGCTGAAATGATCTTTTGATTTTCCAGAAAAGTTTCGAGAGATATATAATTTTGCTTTTGGCTGGGCAAAAGAAAAGGTATGTGCTTTTACTTTTTACTTTACTGCATGAAGATTTTGATTTGTTCTATTCTAGACAGTGCTTACCTCTCAAACTTGATAGATAAAACTAGAAAGAATTCCTTGATATATATTCTTGATGGGTGCGAATTTGGACTTGAAACATGTGCATGAAAACACAATTCATAACGTATTCAACCACAGCTTCAGGAATAGTCTGTGATGCATATGTCATACTTCTGATGATAGATATAGTCTTCATGTTCAATAACTTAACAAtaagattattatttttttaattttaattttctggaATAAATAATTATATCTGTTAAAGTTTCTAATATAAATTCAGGTattaatatatgtgtgtgtgggcGTGCGCGTGTGCTTTGTGTTCATGTTCATATACACGTATATtgcttcattttcatttcaggGTCAGAAATCTTTGGCATTGGATACTGCAATTGGAATGTGGCAATTACTGTTTGCTGAAAAGCA
This genomic stretch from Pyrus communis chromosome 2, drPyrComm1.1, whole genome shotgun sequence harbors:
- the LOC137726171 gene encoding uncharacterized protein, translated to MHKSGRGQREKLQQFIMITGASEKVALQALKSSDWHLEGAFDVFYSQPQLQTHTDSRHLEELYNRYKDPRVDMILVDGISLLCNDLQVDPQDIVMLVVSWHMKAATMCEFSKQEFIDGLESLGIDSLDKFREKIPFMRSELKDEQKFREIYNFAFGWAKEKGQKSLALDTAIGMWQLLFAEKQWPYVEHWCQFLQARHNKAISRDTWSQLLEFARAVDSSLSNYDAEGAWPYLIDEFVEYLKENGVIQKG